From a single Lentisphaera profundi genomic region:
- a CDS encoding heme NO-binding domain-containing protein, with protein sequence MMYGLIGIAVKKLVETEMGAQAWVEICDKAEFPERDFIKTDYYDDKLIFELVQQVSDKLNTSTDEVLKKFGHYWIDFAISEGYGEAYKIGGNSFIDFLKNLNKLHLYVATSFSNLQPPHFQVVNESEQDFDLIYRSTRDGLEFMVIGLVEALATKFNKTISITDVIKDSEKVLLKVKYI encoded by the coding sequence ATGATGTATGGATTGATAGGTATTGCTGTAAAAAAATTAGTAGAAACAGAAATGGGTGCTCAAGCATGGGTAGAAATATGTGATAAAGCTGAATTTCCTGAGAGAGATTTCATAAAAACTGATTATTATGACGATAAATTAATATTTGAATTGGTTCAGCAAGTTAGTGATAAATTAAACACAAGCACTGACGAAGTACTAAAAAAATTTGGTCATTATTGGATAGATTTTGCTATATCAGAGGGATATGGTGAAGCATATAAAATTGGAGGAAATTCATTTATAGATTTCCTTAAGAACCTAAATAAATTACACCTTTATGTTGCTACCTCATTTTCAAATTTACAGCCTCCACACTTTCAGGTAGTTAATGAAAGTGAACAGGATTTTGATCTGATTTATAGATCAACGAGAGACGGGTTAGAGTTTATGGTTATTGGTTTAGTTGAAGCTCTAGCTACGAAATTCAACAAAACTATCAGTATTACTGACGTGATCAAGGATTCAGAAAAGGTATTACTAAAAGTTAAATATATTTAG
- a CDS encoding serine/threonine-protein kinase: protein MANPAKLNAEQDLDINALEQGWQAKINLASFYSSDKSDLNDQEKRFISPIYHSLIEPKTHYSKETFLAEGGEKRIYKVYDSAADRCVAMAKAPKSSLDSEKEHFLREARLTAALQHPNIISIYDMGIDSNNDVYFIMALLQGQTLKELINELKVSSSTSKYSRLELLQIFMKVCDAIAYAHSRKVVHLDLKPENISIGYFGDVTVFDWGLAQVIDRSCSSSEIKVDNELTLDAETLNDFTIKGKLKGTPGFMSPNQAEGGSATFSDDIYSLGVMLYIILVHELPLQTNCSDLKTIIAQTLKGKITPINEYDNKLPIGLCAVVHKALSLDSNDRYKAVSELRQDLQNYLDGFATAAENASFIKQIKLLIKRNQRLSLLMALFLILINLIIYTAFQKLDKEQKQTLNNFKLYKKQVASTHKLSNEIRGIIHQSGWIQEVDTIQLMIGKLDEALLLENSPQELKKLWQKKGEFHFSLEEFNQAYHCLEKSGDTALSQVAQRFGKIKPNDNILLTGNQLSLLFAQNTVQLGKMLYYKVFYFHTKRMKQIYPEHYVSAVKNLLDLLNNVSHEDVDSLRFTIGNTFNHLSLQGTPYSNFMLPLPTDKSLNVLSVLNLNSIDISKSKVDDLEALLGLKLPYVQSVDHYFGYKIKVFSDLIGVKEITLNPKLFSKSDLAYFRTKFKIKEVASTEYFKRHK from the coding sequence ATGGCTAATCCCGCCAAACTCAATGCTGAACAAGATCTAGATATCAATGCTTTAGAACAAGGTTGGCAAGCGAAAATTAATTTAGCCTCATTTTACTCTTCGGATAAAAGTGATTTGAACGATCAAGAAAAACGTTTTATTTCTCCCATTTATCACTCTTTAATAGAGCCAAAAACGCATTACTCCAAAGAAACTTTTCTCGCCGAAGGTGGGGAAAAACGAATCTATAAAGTCTACGATTCAGCGGCCGACCGTTGTGTCGCCATGGCAAAAGCTCCAAAATCATCCTTAGATAGTGAAAAAGAACATTTTTTACGAGAAGCTAGATTAACCGCGGCCCTTCAGCACCCCAACATTATCAGTATTTATGATATGGGCATAGATTCCAATAATGACGTCTATTTTATTATGGCGCTACTACAGGGACAGACTTTAAAAGAATTAATTAATGAACTTAAAGTCTCTAGTTCAACAAGTAAGTATTCACGACTCGAACTCTTGCAAATATTTATGAAAGTTTGCGACGCTATTGCATACGCTCATTCTAGAAAGGTTGTTCATCTTGATTTAAAACCAGAGAATATAAGTATCGGCTATTTTGGGGATGTCACAGTCTTCGATTGGGGCCTCGCGCAAGTCATAGATAGATCATGTTCTAGCTCAGAAATCAAAGTTGATAATGAGCTTACGCTAGATGCCGAAACCTTGAATGACTTTACTATAAAAGGTAAACTAAAAGGGACACCGGGATTTATGTCCCCTAATCAAGCTGAAGGAGGCTCTGCTACCTTTAGTGATGATATATATTCGCTCGGAGTTATGCTGTATATTATACTAGTACATGAATTGCCATTACAGACGAATTGTTCAGATTTAAAAACAATTATAGCCCAGACATTAAAGGGTAAGATCACCCCTATTAACGAATATGACAATAAACTTCCAATTGGCTTATGCGCAGTTGTTCACAAGGCATTGAGCTTAGATTCTAATGACCGATATAAAGCTGTCTCTGAATTAAGACAAGACTTACAAAACTACCTAGATGGCTTCGCAACTGCAGCGGAAAATGCGAGTTTCATCAAACAAATTAAATTATTAATCAAGCGTAATCAGCGCCTGTCTCTTCTCATGGCTTTATTCCTTATCCTGATAAATTTAATCATTTACACAGCATTTCAAAAACTTGATAAGGAACAAAAACAAACACTCAACAATTTTAAACTCTACAAAAAACAGGTAGCAAGTACACATAAACTAAGCAATGAAATTAGAGGTATTATTCATCAGAGTGGATGGATCCAAGAAGTAGACACTATTCAGTTGATGATTGGTAAGCTGGATGAAGCTCTCCTCTTAGAAAATTCCCCCCAGGAACTAAAGAAGTTGTGGCAAAAAAAGGGAGAATTCCACTTCAGTCTAGAAGAATTTAATCAAGCATATCATTGCTTAGAAAAATCTGGCGATACAGCTCTTTCTCAAGTAGCTCAGCGCTTTGGTAAAATAAAACCCAATGACAATATACTTTTAACTGGGAATCAACTAAGTCTACTATTCGCGCAAAATACTGTGCAGCTTGGCAAAATGCTTTACTACAAAGTTTTCTACTTTCACACTAAAAGAATGAAGCAGATTTATCCTGAACACTATGTCTCTGCCGTAAAAAATCTCTTGGACTTATTGAATAATGTAAGTCACGAGGATGTGGATTCATTACGTTTCACGATAGGAAATACTTTTAATCACTTGTCTCTTCAGGGGACTCCATACTCAAACTTTATGTTGCCTCTTCCAACTGATAAGTCCCTTAATGTTTTATCTGTCTTAAATTTAAATTCAATCGATATTTCTAAATCAAAAGTTGATGATTTAGAAGCGCTTCTTGGCCTCAAGCTACCTTATGTACAATCTGTTGATCATTACTTTGGCTATAAAATCAAGGTTTTTAGTGATCTCATTGGCGTTAAAGAAATTACTTTAAACCCCAAGCTTTTTAGTAAAAGTGATCTTGCTTACTTTCGTACTAAATTCAAAATTAAAGAAGTCGCTTCAACTGAATATTTTAAGCGGCATAAATAA
- a CDS encoding RNA polymerase sigma factor, whose protein sequence is MDDIYKTRLTLLKKIQDKNDEAAWEEFIEIYKNYIYAIIRKVGVPQDDIEDIMQRIMIKIWTQLPKMDTDEIRRFRSYLGKICQNAIFDFIKIKTTQAQRMENIASNPEASSLKTMDLPEINEIAQQEWEQHLSNLAFENISTQFSGHAIEAFKMSMEGLSSEDIAEKLGIKSHSVYRLRSRVKERLIQEVRRLRQELE, encoded by the coding sequence ATGGATGATATATATAAAACGCGCCTTACGCTTTTAAAAAAAATTCAAGATAAGAATGATGAAGCTGCTTGGGAAGAATTTATAGAAATTTATAAAAATTATATTTATGCCATCATTCGTAAAGTGGGCGTCCCTCAAGACGATATTGAAGATATCATGCAACGTATCATGATAAAAATTTGGACCCAGCTTCCGAAAATGGATACCGATGAAATCCGTCGTTTTAGAAGTTACCTAGGTAAAATTTGCCAAAATGCTATTTTTGATTTTATTAAGATTAAAACAACACAAGCTCAACGGATGGAAAATATTGCATCGAACCCCGAGGCCTCCAGTTTGAAAACTATGGACCTTCCCGAAATCAATGAAATCGCACAACAAGAATGGGAACAGCACCTGAGCAACTTAGCATTTGAAAATATCAGTACGCAATTTTCCGGTCACGCAATTGAAGCTTTTAAAATGTCTATGGAGGGGCTTAGTTCAGAAGATATTGCAGAAAAACTCGGTATAAAATCACATTCCGTTTACCGCTTGCGAAGCCGAGTAAAAGAACGATTAATTCAAGAAGTTCGTCGTCTAAGGCAAGAACTTGAATAA
- a CDS encoding alpha-L-fucosidase — protein MKSSPTLLIYIAFFTSLISQAETSKPNILFIMSDDHTSQAIGVYSSHLAKLNPTPNIDKLAREGAILSNTFCTNSICSPSRASIMTGQYSAVNGVSILAQPLPLEKQFLASEMKSAGYQTAVIGKWHLKSRPEAFDYYKVLKGQGDYFNPSFFLKGQKEMVKMQGHSSDCITDSVLDYLKVRDKTKPFFLKYHFKAPHDMFENAPRYDTYLEDVDIPEPESLWEQGNHGSIATRGHNDELKAKIGTSVGKRNPRRNMGLDLNNTFPDEQIDSNLSDKEYKRQAYQKYLKKYLRCVKGVDDNIKRVVDYLKHEGLYDNTVIIYTGDQGFMLGEHDYIDKRWAYEESMRMPFIIRYPKSIKPGSTFDFMTENVDFAPTMLDFAGVATPTYMQGTSFKDELETGKENENSKQAAYYHYWMSMFHHDNPAHIAIRTKTHKLILFYGSAWSNDPLTPPAWELYDLINDPKEMNNIYNKPSNIELIQDLKIQLKAMRKKYKEDDQKYPFNEIIEDYWDYDKEDQLKAIQISNNYAKQTARPRYEANWDSLNSRQAPQWYSDAKFGIFIHWGLYSVPSYAPKGHYAEWYWYDLISTPPEGVKHKIYRHQEVNKFHDRVYGKGFPYKNFRDQFNCEMFEPDQWANIFKKSGAKYIVLTSKHHDGYTLWPNKQASKSFGMPWNSVDSGPGRDLCQELADSVRSVGGVKMGYYYSLWDWFNPYNDNMKEIRSGNNNRYKKYIKEVFYPQFRELVEKYKPALLFSDGDWLADDNYWETKPLLAQLYNSAINRDEVIINDRWGKGRGKNGGYFTTEYGSGFENVDKPWEENRGMGHSFGFNRNEDFTQYNSTKELVFMLVDLVSRGGNLLLNIGPTADGRIPVFMQNRLIEIGHWLDVNGEAIYGTKTWEKSCQWSVGKIPKFSTSNYKSGFPIFEVTLNPKPGNAHKQLYFTQKDQTLYGLMPVWPSSGKIEIRDLEVSSNSKVTLLGVEGDLQYTKTAKGVEITLPQLNPTRLPCKDIFTLKITQIK, from the coding sequence ATGAAATCATCCCCTACGCTACTTATTTACATTGCTTTTTTCACCAGCCTCATAAGTCAAGCAGAAACAAGCAAGCCAAATATCTTGTTCATCATGTCAGATGACCATACCAGTCAAGCCATTGGCGTTTATTCCAGCCACTTAGCCAAGCTCAACCCCACTCCTAATATAGATAAATTAGCTCGTGAAGGCGCCATTTTAAGCAACACTTTCTGTACTAATTCGATCTGTAGTCCTAGCCGAGCGAGTATTATGACGGGCCAATATAGCGCTGTAAATGGAGTGTCCATTCTAGCTCAGCCATTGCCCCTAGAGAAGCAATTCTTGGCAAGTGAAATGAAAAGTGCTGGCTATCAAACTGCCGTCATCGGCAAGTGGCATTTAAAATCACGCCCAGAGGCCTTCGACTATTATAAAGTACTCAAGGGCCAAGGCGATTATTTCAATCCATCATTTTTTCTTAAAGGACAGAAAGAGATGGTGAAGATGCAAGGGCACAGTTCTGACTGTATTACTGATTCCGTATTAGACTACTTAAAGGTAAGGGACAAAACCAAACCATTCTTCTTGAAATATCACTTTAAAGCACCCCATGACATGTTTGAGAATGCCCCGCGTTACGATACGTATTTAGAGGATGTAGACATCCCAGAACCGGAGAGCTTATGGGAACAAGGTAATCACGGATCAATTGCGACACGTGGGCACAATGATGAACTAAAAGCAAAAATCGGCACATCTGTTGGCAAGCGCAATCCGCGCCGCAATATGGGCTTAGATTTAAACAATACCTTTCCTGATGAACAAATTGATTCTAATTTATCTGACAAAGAATATAAACGTCAAGCCTATCAAAAATATCTTAAAAAATACCTCCGCTGTGTCAAAGGCGTGGACGATAATATTAAACGTGTAGTCGATTATTTAAAGCATGAAGGCCTCTACGATAATACCGTGATTATTTACACCGGTGATCAAGGCTTTATGCTTGGCGAACACGATTACATTGACAAGCGATGGGCCTATGAAGAAAGTATGCGCATGCCATTTATAATCCGTTATCCAAAAAGCATTAAACCGGGCAGTACATTTGATTTTATGACTGAAAATGTCGATTTTGCTCCCACTATGTTGGATTTTGCAGGTGTAGCGACACCCACATATATGCAAGGGACCAGTTTCAAAGACGAACTAGAGACTGGGAAAGAAAATGAAAATTCAAAGCAAGCGGCTTATTATCACTATTGGATGAGCATGTTTCATCATGACAACCCAGCCCATATTGCCATTCGTACAAAAACACACAAACTGATTTTGTTTTATGGCTCTGCTTGGTCTAACGATCCACTCACGCCTCCAGCGTGGGAGCTCTACGATTTAATTAATGATCCTAAAGAAATGAATAACATCTATAATAAACCGAGTAATATCGAGCTTATTCAAGACTTGAAAATTCAGCTTAAAGCGATGCGTAAAAAGTATAAAGAAGACGATCAAAAATACCCCTTCAATGAGATTATTGAAGATTACTGGGATTACGATAAAGAAGATCAACTTAAGGCAATTCAAATATCAAATAACTACGCTAAACAGACAGCCAGACCTCGCTACGAAGCTAATTGGGACTCGTTGAATTCACGCCAAGCACCCCAATGGTATAGTGATGCAAAGTTTGGGATATTTATCCATTGGGGCCTTTATTCAGTTCCTTCTTATGCGCCAAAAGGTCATTATGCTGAATGGTATTGGTATGATCTTATTTCTACACCACCAGAGGGTGTTAAGCACAAGATTTATCGCCATCAAGAAGTTAATAAGTTCCATGATCGCGTCTATGGCAAAGGCTTCCCTTACAAAAACTTTCGTGATCAATTTAATTGCGAAATGTTCGAGCCCGATCAATGGGCGAACATTTTCAAAAAATCCGGTGCAAAATACATTGTTTTAACTTCAAAGCACCATGATGGTTATACCCTTTGGCCAAATAAGCAGGCGAGTAAATCATTTGGCATGCCATGGAACTCTGTCGATTCAGGTCCAGGACGTGATCTCTGTCAAGAGTTAGCTGATTCAGTTCGCTCCGTTGGAGGTGTGAAAATGGGTTATTATTATTCACTCTGGGATTGGTTTAATCCCTACAATGATAACATGAAAGAAATTCGCTCTGGAAATAACAATCGTTACAAGAAATATATAAAAGAAGTTTTTTATCCTCAGTTCCGCGAACTCGTGGAAAAATATAAACCTGCCTTACTTTTCTCCGATGGGGATTGGTTAGCCGATGATAATTATTGGGAAACCAAGCCTCTTCTCGCACAGCTCTATAATAGTGCAATCAATCGTGATGAAGTCATCATTAATGACCGATGGGGTAAGGGTCGTGGTAAAAATGGGGGCTACTTCACCACGGAATATGGCTCTGGCTTTGAAAACGTAGATAAACCTTGGGAAGAAAATCGCGGCATGGGCCATTCTTTTGGATTCAATAGAAATGAGGATTTTACTCAATATAACAGTACCAAAGAATTAGTGTTCATGCTCGTTGACTTAGTCAGTCGCGGAGGGAACTTATTGTTGAATATTGGACCTACTGCTGATGGTCGCATACCTGTTTTTATGCAAAATCGCCTTATTGAAATAGGCCACTGGTTAGACGTCAATGGCGAAGCAATCTATGGGACTAAAACCTGGGAAAAATCTTGCCAATGGAGTGTAGGAAAAATACCTAAATTCAGTACGTCAAATTATAAATCAGGCTTCCCTATTTTCGAAGTAACTCTCAACCCAAAACCAGGTAACGCTCATAAACAACTCTACTTCACACAAAAGGATCAGACTCTTTATGGCTTAATGCCAGTATGGCCAAGTAGTGGAAAAATAGAAATTCGTGACCTCGAAGTAAGTTCTAATTCAAAAGTAACCCTGCTGGGCGTAGAAGGTGATCTACAATACACTAAGACTGCAAAAGGAGTAGAGATCACCCTACCTCAACTCAACCCGACGCGTCTACCATGCAAAGATATTTTTACACTTAAAATTACACAAATTAAATAA
- a CDS encoding type II toxin-antitoxin system HipA family toxin encodes MKKLEVYYQQSESDSQLIGTLAEQDRKIYFEYASDFLSEPLWLSPFKLAPKSGLYEFKDYDFGQVFGLFDDSLPDGWGLLLMDRMFRKQGLNPNHLSILDRLAYLGSRTMGALSYRPCSQSEDVLQEVLDLQVMTGEVEKVWQGSLSDVLPQLLHHGGSPGGARPKVLAGIKGDEIITADILPDGFEAWILKFIAPNEHNDSGKLEYIYSLMARKAALRMPETRLYKSADKSYYFGIKRFDRKAGKRVHIHTFGNLIHSNYRIPSSDYLDLLKVTRVLTKNQEDVEQVFRQAVFNIASHNRDDHVKNFSFIYDKEWSAAPSYDLTFNSGPGGEHSMSICGEGKNPRGQGLVKLAEKSGISVKKVKSTIEEVSESLNQFSSLAKEYEIEAKEIQMIDKHIQANLKRLRL; translated from the coding sequence ATGAAAAAGTTAGAGGTTTATTATCAGCAAAGTGAAAGTGATTCACAACTCATTGGAACTTTAGCTGAACAGGATAGAAAAATTTACTTTGAGTACGCAAGTGACTTTTTATCTGAGCCCTTGTGGTTATCTCCTTTTAAATTAGCTCCTAAATCGGGTCTTTATGAATTTAAAGATTATGATTTTGGACAAGTTTTTGGTCTATTTGATGATTCTTTACCGGATGGCTGGGGACTTCTTTTAATGGATCGTATGTTTCGTAAACAGGGGCTTAATCCTAATCACTTGTCGATACTGGATCGCTTGGCTTATTTGGGTTCACGAACGATGGGTGCCTTAAGCTATCGCCCTTGCTCGCAGTCCGAAGATGTATTGCAAGAAGTGCTAGATTTACAAGTCATGACTGGTGAAGTAGAGAAAGTCTGGCAAGGTTCACTTAGCGATGTATTGCCTCAATTGCTCCACCATGGAGGCAGTCCTGGGGGCGCACGGCCCAAAGTTTTAGCAGGAATTAAGGGTGATGAAATCATCACGGCAGATATTTTACCGGATGGCTTTGAAGCGTGGATTTTAAAGTTTATTGCGCCTAATGAGCACAACGATTCCGGGAAGCTTGAGTATATTTACTCACTAATGGCGCGAAAAGCAGCGTTAAGAATGCCTGAGACGAGACTCTATAAAAGTGCTGATAAATCTTATTACTTTGGGATTAAACGCTTTGATCGTAAAGCAGGCAAGCGGGTCCATATTCATACTTTTGGGAACTTAATTCATTCCAATTATCGTATTCCTTCAAGTGATTATTTAGATCTACTTAAAGTCACTCGAGTCTTAACAAAAAATCAAGAAGATGTGGAACAAGTCTTTAGGCAGGCGGTATTTAATATTGCTAGTCATAATCGCGATGACCATGTGAAGAATTTTTCCTTCATCTATGACAAAGAGTGGTCAGCAGCACCGTCCTATGATTTAACTTTTAATAGTGGTCCAGGTGGTGAGCATAGTATGAGTATTTGCGGAGAAGGCAAAAATCCCAGGGGGCAAGGCTTAGTCAAACTGGCGGAGAAATCTGGGATTTCAGTCAAAAAAGTAAAAAGCACAATTGAAGAAGTCTCTGAATCACTTAATCAATTTTCGAGCTTAGCAAAAGAATACGAAATTGAAGCTAAAGAGATCCAAATGATTGATAAGCACATTCAAGCAAATCTCAAGCGTCTCAGACTATAA
- a CDS encoding sulfatase-like hydrolase/transferase — MIKYLLIPCLLMFGTLQAKENKHPNFLFIFADDMSLDTIGAMQRDVCKTPNLDKLMASGASFNRSYNMGAWNGAVCMASRSMLNSGLFVNRAQEGINKYPHWSEIMRDNGYTTYMTGKWHVPGKPRFDVVRDARPGMPNTFPHNQPEAYNRPKSPEHYAKGWKPWDKTKGGFWEGGTHWSEVVANHGVDFIEMAKNDDKPFFMYIAFNATHDPRQAPKEYIDMYPLDSIKIPENFLSSYPYAEPMGVPHSLRDEYLMPMPRTEYAVKVHRQEYFALATHMDEQIGRILKALDDSGMADNTYIIFTADHGLAVGRHGLVGKQCMYDHSMQVPFFIAGPQIKAKQQFDMPIYLQDAMATTLDLAGINKPKHVQFNSVMPLINKKRKQQYPLIYGKYTHTQRMIQDGDYKLIVYPNAQVYRLFNTAKDPFEMIDLAKNPEYANKVKKLTKKLKKLMLDMDDTLNLDQAKNLSQEAQKKITNPDGH, encoded by the coding sequence ATGATTAAATACCTCTTAATTCCCTGTTTGTTAATGTTTGGGACTCTCCAAGCAAAAGAAAATAAACACCCCAATTTTTTGTTCATTTTTGCCGATGACATGAGCTTAGATACAATTGGTGCAATGCAACGAGATGTCTGCAAAACGCCTAATTTAGATAAACTTATGGCTTCTGGTGCCAGCTTTAATCGAAGCTATAACATGGGTGCTTGGAATGGCGCTGTATGTATGGCTAGTCGCTCTATGTTAAATTCAGGGCTCTTTGTTAATCGCGCTCAAGAAGGAATAAATAAGTACCCTCATTGGTCTGAAATCATGCGTGATAATGGTTATACTACATACATGACAGGGAAATGGCATGTGCCTGGTAAACCTCGCTTTGATGTTGTGCGGGATGCAAGACCAGGTATGCCCAATACCTTTCCCCACAATCAACCGGAAGCTTATAATAGGCCTAAGTCACCAGAGCATTATGCAAAAGGATGGAAACCGTGGGATAAGACCAAAGGTGGTTTTTGGGAAGGGGGAACTCATTGGTCAGAAGTCGTCGCTAATCATGGTGTCGATTTTATTGAGATGGCAAAAAATGATGATAAGCCATTTTTCATGTATATTGCCTTCAATGCTACTCACGATCCAAGGCAGGCACCAAAAGAGTACATCGATATGTACCCCCTTGATTCAATAAAAATCCCAGAAAACTTTCTTAGTTCATACCCCTATGCAGAGCCTATGGGAGTTCCACATTCATTACGAGATGAATACCTTATGCCCATGCCTAGAACTGAATATGCGGTAAAAGTTCACCGTCAAGAATATTTTGCCCTTGCGACACATATGGATGAGCAAATAGGGCGAATTCTGAAAGCTTTAGATGATAGTGGTATGGCAGATAACACTTACATAATTTTTACTGCAGATCATGGTTTAGCGGTTGGTCGTCATGGTTTAGTGGGGAAGCAATGTATGTACGACCATAGTATGCAAGTTCCCTTTTTTATTGCGGGCCCGCAAATCAAAGCCAAACAGCAATTTGATATGCCTATATATTTGCAAGATGCCATGGCAACCACTTTAGATTTAGCAGGTATCAATAAACCAAAGCATGTTCAGTTTAATAGCGTCATGCCTTTAATTAATAAAAAGCGCAAACAACAATACCCTCTTATTTACGGGAAATACACTCATACTCAACGCATGATTCAAGATGGTGATTATAAGTTAATCGTGTACCCAAATGCACAGGTATATCGTTTATTCAATACAGCGAAAGACCCATTCGAAATGATTGACTTGGCCAAGAACCCTGAATATGCTAACAAAGTCAAAAAACTGACGAAAAAGCTAAAAAAATTAATGCTCGATATGGATGACACCTTAAATCTTGATCAAGCTAA